One Agelaius phoeniceus isolate bAgePho1 chromosome 6, bAgePho1.hap1, whole genome shotgun sequence DNA window includes the following coding sequences:
- the FAM98B gene encoding protein FAM98B: MKELPPGPGMESDILDALEALGYTGALLEEEALKKAAENGLSSPEFFELCIWLGSQIKSLCNMEESITATDGVKDIESFQLEISGFLREMACPYTSLVSGDIKDRLREKEDCLKLLLFLSTELQALKILQSKKVKGSHLEKHNEIIQEMQTICEALGLPNSSSSGITPLLTSVEQKVKDILSKVKNNHVGKSLLTKPLNSDQVERLEKINDALCSEYECRRRMLMKRLDVTVQSFGWSDRAKVKTDEIARIYQPKRHALSPKSTISLAHLLAAREDLSKIIRTSSGSTREKTACAINKVLMGRVPDRGGRPTEIEPPPPEMPPWQKRQEGGGRGGWGGGGGGRGNWGGGGGRGGGGFRGGGRGGGGFQGGGGFQGGGGFQGGGGFQGGGGFQGGGGFQGGRGGYGGRGGYGDPYGGRGGYRRY, translated from the exons GTACACGGGTGCCCTGTTGGAGGAGGAGGCCctgaaaaaagcagcagaaaatggattGTCTTCACCAGAATTTTTTGAGCTTTGCATTTGGTTAGGTTCCCAGATAAAGTCACTTTGTAATATGGAAGAAAGCATCACTGCAACAGATG GAGTGAAAGATATAGAGAGCTTCCAGCTTGAAATTAGTGGCTTTCTGAGAGAAATGGCTTGTCCATATACGTCACTGGTGTCTGGAGACATCAAAGACAGATtaagagagaaagaagattGTCTTAAACTCCTTT TATTTCTAAGTACAGAACTTCAGGCTTTAAAGATACTGCAGAGCAAGAAAGTTAAAGGCTCTCATTTGGAAAAGCACAATGAAATTATTCAGGAAATGCAAACTATTTGTGAAGCACTGGGTCTGCCAAACTCCTCATCTTCTGGTATTACTCCCTTGTTAACCAGTGTGGAACAAAAG GTGAAGGACATTCTCTCCAAAGTTAAAAATAACCATGTGGGGAAATCACTGCTAACAAAACCTCTGAACTCGGACCAAGTG GAAAGATTGGAGAAGATCAACGATGCTCTTTGCAGTGAGTACGAGTGTCGGCGGCGGATGTTGATGAAGAGGCTCGACGTGACTGTGCAGTCTTTTGGCTGGTCTGATAGAGCAAAG GTAAAAACAGATGAAATAGCTCGGATCTATCAGCCCAAGCGCCACGCGCTGTCTCCAAAGTCCACCATTTCACTGGCTCACCTTCTCGCTGCTCGCGAGGATTTGTCCAAGATCATAAGAACCAGCAGTGGCTCAACACGGGAGAAGACTGCCTGTGCTATCAACAAG GTTCTGATGGGGAGAGTCCCTGACCGTGGAGGCAGACCAACAGAGATTGAACCACCTCCTCCTGAAATGCCTCCGTGGCAAAAAAGACAAGAAGGTGGTGGAAGAGGTGgctgggggggtgggggtggtgGAAGAGGTAACTGGGGGGGTGGAGGGggtagaggaggaggaggtttcAGAGGCGGTGGAAGAGGTGGGGGTGGCTTCCAGGGTGGGGGTGGCTTCCAGGGTGGGGGTGGCTTCCAAGGTGGGGGTGGCTTCCAAGGTGGAGGTGGCTTCCAAGGTGGAGGTGGCTTCCAAGGTGGCAGGGGAGGCTATGGTGGCAGGGGAGGCTATGGTGATCCATATGGTGGAAGGGGAGGGTACCGAAGATACTGA